From a single Budorcas taxicolor isolate Tak-1 chromosome X, Takin1.1, whole genome shotgun sequence genomic region:
- the PWWP3B gene encoding PWWP domain-containing DNA repair factor 3B: protein MDAEYVLCNWQDQLWPAKVLSRSEASSNSKRKKVFSLEVQILSLDEKIQMESTETKILTKSQVEALASSLATQSEVSDPPGEETAYARSLKMALDILNARTNFIQVSSSDEEETTILSQNIPQKPSDSPPRKKYRKHEGEGDLPKCLEENENSTTLLVSSESDDSLYDDKSQVHAMIDSIPNEMETKSSQNLSWCQTFPSLSEDEDEKESKKKIDLSILPLLSTIKEEDVYVKEEKFSSTLPSDVFIVPKALKEDPEDIYPEAPATSSECSALSENIDDPGEGPSDPCSVASQNQPTVESEMGAEASPQPSSREHQVSFSASSHSGDYSLLGSNERNLQRLDFEEFEEEFQASDKSARASSIAASILDDDEEDEELPRFVFHYEQRSFETGMIVWFKYQKYPFWPSVIKSIRRKERKASVIFVEANMNPEKRGVRVPFRRLKKFDCKEKQALVEKAREEYSESIDWCISLICDYRVRLGCGSFAGSFFEYYAADISYPVRKIIKQDTFRNLFPKLQNENTGRSMSVISQTKKMSFQKILPDRMKSARDRANKNLVDFIVNAKGTESHLLAILNGTKGSRWLKSFLNAHRFTPCIETYFEDEDQLDEVVKYLQEVYKQIDEKMLTRIRDDKIKFILEVLLPEAIICSISAVDGLDYQAAEAKYLKGPSLGYRERELFDSKILFEKRRKPLTKEDH, encoded by the coding sequence ATGGATGCTGAGTATGTCTTATGCAATTGGCAAGACCAGTTGTGGCCAGCAAAAGTTTTGTCCAGATCTGAGGCTTCATCAAATAGTAAGAGAAAAAAGGTATTTTCCCTGGAAGTTCAAATACTCTCACTGGATGAAAAAATTCAAATGGAAAGCACAGAAACAAAGATCCTAACTAAATCTCAAGTTGAAGCTCTTGCCTCCTCACTAGCCACACAGTCAGAGGTCAGTGACCCACCTGGAGAGGAAACAGCCTATGCCAGGTCACTAAAAATGGCACTAGATATTCTGAATGCAAGAACAAATTTTATTCAAGTAAGCAGTTCAGATGAGGAAGAGACCACTATACTGTCTCAAAACATACCACAAAAGCCATCTGATTCACCCCCTCGTAAAAAGTATCGGAAGCATGAAGGAGAAGGAGACTTACCAAAGTGTctggaggaaaatgaaaattcaacAACCCTGTTAGTATCATCAGAGAGTGATGATTCCCTGTATGATGATAAATCACAGGTGCATGCAATGATTGATAGTATTCCaaatgaaatggaaacaaaatcatCACAAAACCTCAGCTGGTGCCAgactttcccttcactttcagaAGATGAGGATGAAAAAGAGAGCAAGAAAAAGATTGACCTCTCAATTTTGCCTTTGCTTTCCACAATTAAAGAGGAAGATGTAtatgttaaagaagaaaaattcagttCAACTTTACCATCAGATGTCTTCATTGTGCCCAAAGCTTTAAAAGAGGATCCAGAAGACATCTACCCAGAGGCCCCAGCCACTTCCTCTGAATGCTCTGCCCTCTCAGAGAATATTGATGATCCTGGAGAGGGTCCCTCTGATCCATGCTCAGTTGCCAGCCAGAATCAACCTACTGTGGAATCAGAGATGGGTGCTGAGGCatcccctcagccttcttcacgggaACATCAGGTTTCATTTAGTGCCTCTAGCCATTCCGGGGATTATTCACTCCTCGGGAGTAATGAAAGAAATCTTCAGAGACTGGATTTTGAAGAATTTGAGGAAGAATTTCAAGCTTCTGACAAGTCAGCGCGTGCAAGTTCGATTGCTGCATCCATATTAGATGACGATGAAGAAGATGAAGAACTTCCCCGTTTCGTTTTTCATTATGAGCAACGTTCATTTGAAACAGGGATGATTGTCTGGTTTAAGTATCAAAAATATCCATTTTGGCCATCAGTGATAAAAAGCATCAGGcgaaaagagagaaaagcaagtgTGATTTTTGTTGAGGCAAATATGAATCCTGAAAAGAGAGGCGTTAGAGTGCCTTTTAGAAGGTTAAAGAAATTTGACTGTAAAGAGAAGCAGGCACTAGTGGAGAAAGCCAGGGAGGAATACAGTGAAAGTATTGACTGGTGCATCTCGCTTATTTGTGACTACAGAGTTAGATTAGGTTGTGGTTCTTTTGCCGGCTCATTTTTTGAGTATTACGCTGCTGACATTAGTTATCCAGTTAGGAAAATAATCAAACAGGATACCTTCAGGAATTTATTTCCAAAGctgcaaaatgaaaatactgGGAGATCAATGTCTGTGATTTCCCAGACCAAGAAAATGTCCTTCCAGAAAATTCTTCCAGACCGAATGAAGTCTGCTCGGGACCGAGCCAACAAGAACCTAGTGGACTTCATCGTGAATGCAAAGGGAACAGAGAGCCATCTCTTAGCCATTTTAAATGGCACGAAAGGGTCCAGGTGGCTGAAATCATTCTTGAATGCACATAGATTCACACCCTGTATTGAAACATACTTTGAAGATGAAGATCAGTTGGATGAGGTGGTGAAATATTTgcaagaagtctacaaacaaatagatgaaaaaatgCTGACTCGGATAAGAgatgataaaattaaatttatcctGGAAGTTCTTCTGCCAGAAGCAATCATCTGTTCAATTTCTGCTGTTGATGGATTAGATTACCAGGCAGCAGAAGCAAAGTATCTGAAGGGGCCATCTCTAGGATACAGGGAAAGAGAATTATTTGATTCAAAAATCTTGTTTGAAAAGAGGCGGAAACCATTAACAAAGGAAGATCATTAA